A DNA window from Bos mutus isolate GX-2022 chromosome 11, NWIPB_WYAK_1.1, whole genome shotgun sequence contains the following coding sequences:
- the LOC102276405 gene encoding lipocalin-1 — MRALLLTLGLVASLQAQDTLVSDSWTEDVSGKWYLKAVTTDQDVPGKNQESVTAMTFSVLEGGDLEAKVTSRVDGQCQETSLVLEQTNDPGRYTAYGGKREVFVLPLRVQDHFILYCDGELDGRQIRVARLLGRNQENSPEAWEEFTEFAKAKGLNLEIFRPLQSGEKPIGPCCRLVPAAGHQQG; from the exons ATGAGGGCCCTGCTCTTGACCCTCGGCCTCGTTGCCTCCCTGCAGGCCCAGGACACTCTGGTCTCGGACAGCTGGACTGAGGAC GTGTCAGGAAAATGGTATCTGAAGGCTGTGACCACAGACCAGGACGTTCCTGGGAAGAATCAGGAGTCGGTGACAGCCATGACCTTCAGCGTCCTGGAGGGGGGCGACCTGGAGGCCAAAGTCACGTCGCG GGTTGATGGTCAGTGCCAGGAGACGAGCCTGGTCCTGGAGCAAACCAACGATCCTGGCAGATACACAGCCT ACGGGGGCAAGCGTGAGGTGTTCGTCTTACCGCTGCGGGTGCAAGACCACTTCATCCTGTACTGTGATGGCGAGCTGGACGGACGGCAGATCCGCGTGGCGCGGCTTCTGG GAAGAAACCAGGAGAACAGCCCAGAGGCCTGGGAGGAGTTCACGGAGTTCGCAAAAGCCAAAGGGTTGAACCTGGAGATCTTCAGGCCCCTGCAGAGCGGTGAGAAGCCCATAGGCCCCTGCTGCCGGCTGGTGCCCGCGGCGGGCCATCAGCAGGGCTGA
- the LOC106700650 gene encoding vomeronasal secretory protein 1 isoform X2 encodes MAIAISGKWFITAFVETEGHTGDSVFPVTFSVLSDTHVWASTTHRTRGFCYDMDVVLEKTSRPGTYTASRGKTHVDVEELPAKDHLVFYCEGPFEAGRFRTAKLLSRNPEVNPEALEAFKKFVQRKAFSLEDVFTPEQTESCKPESD; translated from the exons ATGGCAATCGCG ATTTCGGGGAAGTGGTTCATCACGGCCTTCGTGGAGACCGAGGGCCACACAGGGGACAGCGTGTTCCCCGTCACGTTCTCCGTCCTGAGCGACACCCACGTGTGGGCCTCCACGACACACAG GACCCGGGGCTTCTGCTACGACATGGACGTCGTCCTGGAGAAGACCAGCAGGCCCGGCACTTACACCGCCT CGAGGGGCAAGACGCACGTGGATGTGGAGGAGCTGCCCGCAAAGGACCACCTCGTGTTTTACTGTGAAGGGCCGTTCGAAGCGGGAAGGTTCAGAACAGCCAAGCTCTTGA GTAGGAATCCCGAGGTGAACCCAGAGGCCCTGGAGGCTTTTAAGAAATTCGTCCAGCGCAAGGCCTTTTCCCTGGAGGACGTCTTCACACCTGAGCAGACGG AAAGCTGCAAGCCTGAAAGTGACTAG
- the LOC106700650 gene encoding odorant-binding protein 2b isoform X1, giving the protein MCHSWGVPGGTPRGGRAEAEPRTLKRCRRSQAGGPQGQLATRAARPGLSWMPASHSLPTLFACGSDLALAEDPAGRGTGAQRREQAEISGKWFITAFVETEGHTGDSVFPVTFSVLSDTHVWASTTHRTRGFCYDMDVVLEKTSRPGTYTASRGKTHVDVEELPAKDHLVFYCEGPFEAGRFRTAKLLSRNPEVNPEALEAFKKFVQRKAFSLEDVFTPEQTESCKPESD; this is encoded by the exons ATGTGTCACAGTTGGGGTGTACCTGGGGGGACTCCCCGAGGAGGCCGTGCTGAAGCTGAGCCCCGAACCCTCAAACGGTGCAGAAGATCACAGGCCGGGGGGCCGCAGGGGCAACTGGCCACCAGGGCGGCAAGGCCAGGGCTGAGCTGGATGCCTGCCTCTCATTCCTTGCCCACCCTGTTTGCCTGCGGGTCAGACCTCGCGCTCGCGGAAGACCCTGCAGGACGGGGGACGGGCGCTCAGAGAAGGGAGCAGGCTGAG ATTTCGGGGAAGTGGTTCATCACGGCCTTCGTGGAGACCGAGGGCCACACAGGGGACAGCGTGTTCCCCGTCACGTTCTCCGTCCTGAGCGACACCCACGTGTGGGCCTCCACGACACACAG GACCCGGGGCTTCTGCTACGACATGGACGTCGTCCTGGAGAAGACCAGCAGGCCCGGCACTTACACCGCCT CGAGGGGCAAGACGCACGTGGATGTGGAGGAGCTGCCCGCAAAGGACCACCTCGTGTTTTACTGTGAAGGGCCGTTCGAAGCGGGAAGGTTCAGAACAGCCAAGCTCTTGA GTAGGAATCCCGAGGTGAACCCAGAGGCCCTGGAGGCTTTTAAGAAATTCGTCCAGCGCAAGGCCTTTTCCCTGGAGGACGTCTTCACACCTGAGCAGACGG AAAGCTGCAAGCCTGAAAGTGACTAG
- the MRPS2 gene encoding small ribosomal subunit protein uS2m: MATGAVLPRLLGAGVRAAPRGRAAQRGRTLGSAAAAAAREPERDSDRSARILSEPLKHSDFFNVKELFSVRSLFNARVHLGHKAGCRHRFMEPYIFGSRLGQDIIDLEQTATHLQLALNFTAHVAFRGGIILFVSRARQFSHLIESTARSCGEYAHTRYFKGGLLTNAPLLLGAQVRLPDLIIFLHTLNNVFEPHVAVRDAAKMSIPTVGVVDTNCNPCLITYPVPGNDDSPPAVQLFCQLFQTAVTRAKEKRRQLEALYRLQGAPGPHPADPAAPGAPSPGAQAQLGVGHSP, encoded by the exons ATGGCGACTGGCGCGGTGCTGCCCCGGCTGCTTGGAGCGG GTGTCCGGGCGGCGCCCCGAGGCCGGGCCGCGCAGAGAGGCAGGACGCTGGGGagcgccgcggccgccgccgcccgcgaGCCCGAGCGCGACAGCG ATCGCAGCGCCCGGATCCTGAGCGAACCCCTCAAGCACTCCGACTTCTTTAACGTCAAGGAGCTGTTTTCCGTGCGAAGCCTCTTCAACGCCCGGGTGCATCTGGGCCACAAGGCCGGCTGCCGGCACAG GTTCATGGAGCCGTACATCTTCGGGAGCCGCCTTGGCCAGGACATCATTGACCTGGAGCAGACGGCCACGCACCTGCAGCTCGCCCTGAACTTCACGGCGCACGTGGCCTTCCGCGGGGGCATCATCCTGTTCGTGAGCCGTGCCCGGCAGTTCTCACACCTGATCGAGAGCACGGCCCGGAGCTGCGGTGAGTACGCCCACACGCGCTACTTCAAGGGTGGCCTGCTGACCAACGCGCCCCTCCTGCTGGGCGCCCAGGTCCGCCTGCCGGACCTCATCATCTTCCTGCACACACTCAACAACGTCTTCGAGCCCCACGTGGCCGTGAGGGATGCGGCCAAGATGAGCATCCCCACCGTGGGCGTCGTGGACACCAACTGCAACCCCTGCCTCATCACCTACCCCGTCCCCGGCAACGACGACTCGCCCCCGGCCGTGCAGCTCTTCTGCCAGCTCTTCCAGACAGCGGTCACCCGGGCCAAGGAGAAGCGCCGGCAGCTCGAGGCCCTGTACCGGCTGCAGGGCGCCCCGGGCCCCCACCCGGCCGACCCCGCTGCCCCGGGAGCACCTTCCCCTGGAGCGCAGGCCCAGCTGGGCGTGGGCCACTCCCCCTGA
- the PIERCE1 gene encoding piercer of microtubule wall 1 protein isoform X1, with amino-acid sequence MSEEDPKACAEPEEPKAGPPPEKTSDWYRVSEDLPARFNNPAWFRGYRTKEPPSVYRTSNQAYGSRAPTVHEMPKVFYPNSCKFSRQVAVGGMFQNNTLNVYMEKSIVTGPDNYITSYDRLNFHPSYRVCRPSICD; translated from the exons ATGTCGGAGGAGGACCCCAAAGCGTGCGCGGAGCCAGAGGAGCCCAAGGCCGGGCCCCCGCCGGAGAAAACCAGCGACTGGTACCGCGTGAGCGAGGACCTGCCGGCCAGGTTCAACAACCCGGCCTGGTTTCGGGGCTACAG GACCAAGGAGCCCCCCTCAGTGTACAGGACCAGTAACCAAGCTTATGGTAGCAGAGCCCCCACTGTGCACGAGATGCCG AAGGTGTTTTATCCAAATTCGTGTAAGTTTTCTAGACAAGTTGCAGTGGGCGGAATGTTCCAGAACAACACGCTCAATGTCTACATGGAGAAGAGCATTGTAACAGGTCCTGACAACTACATCACCTCCTATGACCGGCTCAACTTCCACCCCAGCTACAGGGTCTGCAGGCCGTCCATCTGTGACTGA
- the PIERCE1 gene encoding piercer of microtubule wall 1 protein isoform X2, with protein sequence MSEEDPKACAEPEEPKAGPPPEKTSDWYRVSEDLPARFNNPAWFRGYRTKEPPSVYRTSNQAYGSRAPTVHEMPVFYPNSCKFSRQVAVGGMFQNNTLNVYMEKSIVTGPDNYITSYDRLNFHPSYRVCRPSICD encoded by the exons ATGTCGGAGGAGGACCCCAAAGCGTGCGCGGAGCCAGAGGAGCCCAAGGCCGGGCCCCCGCCGGAGAAAACCAGCGACTGGTACCGCGTGAGCGAGGACCTGCCGGCCAGGTTCAACAACCCGGCCTGGTTTCGGGGCTACAG GACCAAGGAGCCCCCCTCAGTGTACAGGACCAGTAACCAAGCTTATGGTAGCAGAGCCCCCACTGTGCACGAGATGCCG GTGTTTTATCCAAATTCGTGTAAGTTTTCTAGACAAGTTGCAGTGGGCGGAATGTTCCAGAACAACACGCTCAATGTCTACATGGAGAAGAGCATTGTAACAGGTCCTGACAACTACATCACCTCCTATGACCGGCTCAACTTCCACCCCAGCTACAGGGTCTGCAGGCCGTCCATCTGTGACTGA
- the PIERCE1 gene encoding piercer of microtubule wall 1 protein isoform X3 — protein MSEEDPKACAEPEEPKAGPPPEKTSDWYRVSEDLPARFNNPAWFRGYRTKEPPSVYRTSNQAYGSRAPTVHEMPCRGLGFSPACPNPGAHAAQLAALRTTPPEVRPEAAA, from the exons ATGTCGGAGGAGGACCCCAAAGCGTGCGCGGAGCCAGAGGAGCCCAAGGCCGGGCCCCCGCCGGAGAAAACCAGCGACTGGTACCGCGTGAGCGAGGACCTGCCGGCCAGGTTCAACAACCCGGCCTGGTTTCGGGGCTACAG GACCAAGGAGCCCCCCTCAGTGTACAGGACCAGTAACCAAGCTTATGGTAGCAGAGCCCCCACTGTGCACGAGATGCCG tgcaggggactcgggttctcTCCGGCGTGCCCCAACCCCGGAGCCCACGCAGCACAACTGGCAGCTCTGCGAACAACCCCGCCAGAAGTAAGACCCGAAGCAGCCGCGTAA